From the genome of Salvelinus namaycush isolate Seneca chromosome 10, SaNama_1.0, whole genome shotgun sequence, one region includes:
- the LOC120054693 gene encoding CTD small phosphatase-like protein 3, whose amino-acid sequence MRLRSRSIADPSSARFNGRWNSKREARNVTQKDEEVQQPDDQSLYSDDIPTATKRPLIQGRGRKRVAALDYEDREDLGFKTPVNVRHHRVLSELNPSFPLNSTVRNIYSPVVHFLTPTKENVRTPSSADVMSPEQCVFGYGSISLLAGDEDRNDTFSPFSFIKNIPSKCQQSKPCIRDIPPKTRSTPQATLVLDLDETLMYSSLNVIEDAEYTFRTCFQDNPYKVYVILRPYVKEFLEAMTKHFEMFVYTSAKKEYAEKILDILDPKRRLFRHRLYQQDCTCVLGHYVKDLGVLERDLAKTVVLDNAPHTYPYHLMNVLPIKSWSGNDDDKELQKLIPCLERLSGADDFREVLERRTDHFHRLLSED is encoded by the exons ATGAGACTTCGGTCTCGAAGTATTGCTGACCCTTCATCAGCACGGTTTAACGGTCGGTGGAACTCAAAGAGAGAGGCGCGGAACGTAACTCAAAAG GATGAAGAGGTACAACAGCCAGATGACCAGTCACTCTACTCTGATGATATCCCCACCGCTACAAAGCGCCCTCTTATACAAGGGCGTGGGAGGAAAAGAGTGGCAGCCCTAGACTATGAAGACAGAGAAG ATCTGGGCTTCAAGACCCCTGTTAATGTGCGCCATCACCGGGTGCTGTCGGAGCTAAACCCCTCCTTTCCCCTCAATTCCACTGTGCGAAATATCTACTCCCCTGTTGTCCATTTCCTCACTCCTACCAAGGAAA ATGTGAGAACCCCCAGCAGTGCTGATGTGATGAGCccagagcagtgtgtgtttggCTATGGTTCCATTAGCCTTCTCGCTGGAGATGAGGACCGCAATGACACTTTCAGCCC CTTCTCTTTCATCAAGAACATTCCATCCAAGTGCCAGCAATCCAAACCCTGCATAAGAGACATCCCACCTAAGACAAGGAGTACTCCCCAAGCCACGCTAGTTTTAGATCTG GATGAAACGCTCATGTACAGCTCTCTGAATGTGATTGAGGATGCAGAGTACACCTTCCGCACATGCTTCCAGGACAATCCGTACAAG GTCTACGTGATTCTACGACCATATGTGAAAGAATTTCTGGAAGCCATGACAAAACATTTTGAG ATGTTTGTTTATACATCTGCGAAGAAAGAATATGCAGAGAAAATACTGGACATCTTGGACCCGAAGAGAAGGCTTTTTCG ACACCGTTTGTATCAACAGGACTGTACCTGTGTTCTGGGGCACTATGTCAAGGACTTGGGTGTACTTGAGAGGGACCTTGCTAAAACAGTGGTTTTGGACAACGCTCCACACACGTACCCCTACCAT CTGATGAATGTGCTTCCCATCAAGAGCTGGTCTGGAAATGATGATGACAAAGAACTTCAGAAGCTCATCCCGTGTCTTGAGAGACTGTCAGGAGCA GATGATTTCCGGGAAGTACTGGAGAGGAGGACGGACCACTTTCACAGATTGCTCTCTGAGGATTGA